One window of Natrinema sp. SYSU A 869 genomic DNA carries:
- a CDS encoding ABC transporter ATP-binding protein, producing the protein MSEDHVVSLQDVEVHFESDSSLLSRFRGETDIVKAVDGISLDIPENDVVALVGESGCGKSTLGKTAIGVQRPTDGSVSYRDQDVWKAKDKEGNVEVPYDDIRQSLQIIPQDPGASLNPNKTVQHSLSAPLKLRNPEMDSFERRDRIHEMISRVGMSPPEDYAKRFPHQLSGGEKQRVALIRALLMNPDLILADEAVSALDVSLRIDMMDLMLELQSEFNTSFLFISHNLSNASYVAGKSNGRIGIMYLGELVEIGPIDEVLTNPKHPYTKALVWATPNLDPDADAKNESPLRKIDVPDPRNPPSGCRFHTRCPEAREACKGTTPESVPVDGDEDHAVTCFRALDNHEYWNSPELEDEPTESDADPAELADEPVQ; encoded by the coding sequence ATGAGTGAGGATCACGTCGTCTCGCTGCAGGACGTGGAAGTGCACTTCGAGTCGGATTCGTCGCTCCTCTCCCGATTCAGGGGTGAAACCGATATCGTCAAAGCCGTCGACGGCATCTCGCTGGACATTCCCGAGAACGACGTCGTCGCGCTGGTCGGCGAGAGCGGATGCGGGAAAAGTACCCTCGGAAAGACCGCCATCGGCGTCCAGCGCCCGACCGACGGCTCGGTGAGCTACAGGGATCAGGACGTCTGGAAGGCCAAGGACAAGGAAGGAAACGTTGAGGTTCCGTACGACGATATCCGCCAGTCCCTCCAGATCATTCCCCAGGATCCGGGCGCGTCGCTCAACCCGAACAAGACGGTCCAGCACTCGCTCTCGGCGCCGCTCAAGCTTCGTAATCCGGAGATGGACTCGTTCGAGCGACGGGATCGAATCCACGAAATGATCTCGCGGGTCGGCATGTCTCCGCCGGAAGACTACGCCAAGCGGTTCCCCCACCAGCTCTCCGGTGGCGAGAAGCAACGCGTAGCGCTGATTCGGGCACTGTTGATGAACCCCGACCTCATCCTCGCGGACGAGGCGGTGAGCGCACTCGACGTCTCCTTGCGGATCGACATGATGGACCTCATGCTCGAGTTGCAGAGTGAGTTCAACACGTCGTTCCTATTCATCAGCCACAACCTCTCGAACGCCAGTTACGTTGCCGGGAAGTCTAACGGCCGGATCGGAATCATGTATCTCGGCGAACTCGTTGAGATTGGGCCCATCGACGAGGTCCTGACAAACCCGAAACACCCCTACACGAAGGCACTGGTGTGGGCGACACCGAACCTCGATCCCGACGCCGACGCGAAGAACGAATCGCCGCTCCGGAAGATCGACGTTCCGGATCCCCGGAACCCGCCGTCGGGCTGTCGGTTCCACACGCGGTGTCCCGAGGCACGCGAGGCCTGCAAGGGGACTACCCCCGAGTCGGTGCCGGTCGACGGCGACGAGGACCACGCAGTGACCTGCTTCCGGGCGCTCGACAACCACGAGTACTGGAACAGCCCGGAACTCGAGGACGAGCCGACTGAATCCGACGCGGATCCGGCCGAACTCGCGGACGAACCCGTCCAGTAG
- a CDS encoding ABC transporter ATP-binding protein gives MQHKRTSTVDDPIFEVQDTTVSFDMSRGESRVLNEVDIDVARGEVLGVVGESGSGKSMFASALLDAVVDPGVLTGDITFYPESGERIDLLELSESEIKQVRWEEISMVFQGAMSSFNPTMSIGDHFRETLAVHDEDVDEGMERAEDLLSELYLESDQVLDSYPHELSGGMSQRALIALSLVLEPEVLVMDEPTAALDLLMQRSIIRLIREIADERDLTIVFITHDLPLVANLADRIAVLYAFEFIEVGPAYEVLTEAKHPYTRALLNSTPNLETPREQMQPIEGAAPDPVSVPNGCSYHPRCPMADTTCERDDPPLESETPDDGHVSACHYVDEVPDTVPLTLQEVKVNE, from the coding sequence ATGCAGCACAAACGCACATCAACCGTCGACGATCCGATCTTCGAGGTACAGGATACGACCGTCTCATTCGACATGTCACGAGGGGAATCGAGAGTACTGAACGAAGTGGATATCGACGTGGCACGAGGTGAAGTCCTCGGCGTCGTCGGCGAAAGCGGCAGTGGGAAATCGATGTTCGCGTCCGCGTTGCTCGACGCTGTCGTCGACCCAGGTGTCCTCACCGGCGATATCACCTTCTACCCCGAGTCGGGGGAGCGTATTGACCTGCTCGAGCTTTCCGAGTCGGAAATCAAGCAGGTCCGCTGGGAGGAGATTTCGATGGTGTTCCAAGGCGCGATGAGTTCGTTCAACCCGACGATGTCGATCGGAGACCACTTCCGAGAGACGCTGGCCGTCCACGACGAAGACGTCGACGAAGGGATGGAACGCGCCGAGGACCTCCTCTCGGAACTCTACCTCGAGTCCGACCAAGTGTTGGACTCCTATCCGCACGAACTGTCAGGTGGGATGAGCCAGCGCGCACTCATTGCCCTGAGTCTGGTACTCGAGCCCGAAGTGCTGGTGATGGACGAGCCGACGGCCGCGCTGGACCTCCTCATGCAGCGCAGCATCATCCGGTTGATCAGGGAGATTGCGGACGAGCGCGATCTGACGATCGTCTTCATCACCCACGACCTGCCGCTGGTCGCGAACCTCGCCGACCGGATCGCGGTCCTCTATGCCTTCGAGTTCATCGAGGTCGGCCCCGCCTACGAGGTGTTGACTGAAGCGAAACATCCCTACACGCGAGCGCTGCTCAACTCGACGCCGAACTTGGAGACGCCCCGCGAACAGATGCAGCCAATCGAGGGCGCGGCTCCGGATCCGGTTTCGGTTCCTAACGGGTGTTCGTATCACCCGCGCTGTCCGATGGCCGACACGACCTGCGAACGCGATGATCCACCGCTCGAGTCGGAGACGCCGGACGACGGACACGTCTCGGCGTGTCACTACGTCGACGAGGTGCCCGATACGGTTCCGCTGACCCTTCAGGAGGTGAAGGTCAATGAGTGA
- a CDS encoding ABC transporter permease produces the protein MYIIKRLGQAFVTFVAVITVTFGLIRAIPGGPADHIRSEVMRNRGADGVSMSEINSLTETYTNYDPSTPVHVQYFDYVTNILQGDLGQSMSFTNKSVSELIIQAAPWTIFLLTMAILLTFAIGIVLGAVMAYREGSRFDIGSTVLSMFLNSVPYYVAAIFLVYVLSIQLSIFPQSGNYAIGLEPGLTPIFISDVFYHATLPIASLVLTGFGGTAITMRGNAIQEIGEDYIRVAHLRGVPGRRIAVRYVGRNALLPMYTNLMISVGFMFGGSVILEEIFAYPGLGSYLLQAIHARDYPLMMGIFLVITGAVLICILIADLTYGMIDPRVSKGEGKEAY, from the coding sequence ATGTACATAATAAAGCGACTTGGACAAGCATTCGTTACGTTCGTCGCGGTAATCACGGTAACATTTGGACTGATACGGGCGATACCGGGCGGACCGGCGGACCACATTAGATCAGAAGTCATGCGGAACCGAGGGGCGGACGGCGTGAGCATGTCCGAGATCAACTCGCTGACGGAGACGTACACGAACTACGATCCCTCAACTCCGGTGCACGTTCAGTACTTCGATTACGTTACGAACATCCTGCAGGGGGATCTGGGACAATCGATGTCGTTCACCAACAAGAGCGTCAGCGAGCTCATCATCCAGGCCGCTCCGTGGACGATCTTCCTGCTCACGATGGCGATCCTGCTCACGTTCGCGATCGGTATTGTGCTCGGCGCGGTCATGGCATACCGAGAGGGAAGTCGGTTCGACATCGGATCGACGGTCCTCTCGATGTTCCTGAACTCGGTCCCCTACTACGTCGCGGCAATCTTCCTGGTGTACGTCCTCTCCATCCAGCTGAGTATCTTCCCGCAATCGGGGAACTACGCAATCGGGTTAGAACCGGGACTGACGCCCATCTTTATCTCCGACGTATTCTACCACGCGACGCTTCCGATCGCGTCCCTCGTCCTCACCGGATTCGGCGGGACCGCGATCACGATGCGAGGGAACGCGATTCAGGAGATCGGGGAGGACTACATCCGGGTGGCACACCTCCGGGGTGTCCCCGGACGCCGGATCGCGGTCCGGTACGTCGGTCGGAACGCGCTGCTGCCGATGTACACCAACCTAATGATCTCCGTCGGATTCATGTTCGGCGGCTCGGTCATCCTCGAAGAGATCTTCGCCTACCCTGGCCTCGGAAGCTACCTCCTACAGGCGATCCACGCCCGCGATTACCCGCTGATGATGGGGATCTTCCTCGTCATCACCGGCGCGGTTCTGATCTGTATCCTGATCGCGGATCTCACCTACGGGATGATCGATCCGCGAGTCAGCAAGGGCGAAGGCAAGGAGGCCTACTGA
- a CDS encoding IS6 family transposase — translation MWLADLLSECYAAEFDECWERERTATPVRVFAVRLHATGCSLRETQAILRLIGVERTHQAIWYWVHRLADSVPDPPSASPSRVAIDETAVKINGDWSWVYAAIDLDSRLILDVAVFGRRGTDPAAAFLHKLTEKHDLSNTVFLVDGYGYLTALSRLGLSGQLDYVDRNLIEKWFHTLKMRIDCFHNSWVGSRASVRDWLEQFVHYYNTQRPHQSLNGQTPAEVLN, via the coding sequence ATGTGGCTCGCAGACCTGCTCAGCGAGTGCTACGCGGCGGAATTTGATGAATGTTGGGAGCGTGAGCGGACGGCGACGCCCGTCAGGGTGTTCGCCGTCCGACTCCACGCGACCGGTTGTTCTCTCCGAGAGACACAAGCAATTCTTCGCTTGATTGGCGTAGAACGCACTCATCAAGCAATCTGGTACTGGGTGCATCGGCTGGCTGACAGCGTCCCAGACCCGCCGTCGGCTTCGCCGTCGCGGGTCGCTATTGATGAGACCGCTGTCAAGATTAACGGCGACTGGTCTTGGGTGTACGCTGCAATCGACCTAGACTCACGGCTTATTCTTGATGTTGCAGTGTTTGGACGGCGGGGAACCGATCCAGCCGCTGCGTTCCTGCATAAATTGACCGAGAAACACGATCTCTCCAACACTGTGTTTCTCGTCGATGGCTACGGCTATCTGACTGCCCTTTCTCGATTGGGGTTGAGCGGTCAGCTCGACTATGTCGATCGAAACCTGATCGAAAAGTGGTTTCATACCTTAAAGATGAGAATTGACTGCTTCCACAACTCATGGGTGGGCAGTCGAGCGAGCGTCAGAGACTGGCTTGAACAGTTCGTACACTACTACAATACACAACGACCGCACCAATCACTCAACGGACAGACGCCAGCGGAGGTACTAAACTAG
- a CDS encoding NADPH:quinone oxidoreductase family protein codes for MKAIEVPDHGDSDVFELTDRPVPEPGPGEVRIDVEAAGINFADIMQRRGTYPGGPEPPYVPGAEAAGTVDAVGEGLDVTEGDRVVAMPGGGSYAEFVVSDTQLLFPIPDGTSFAEAAGFPVQFLTAHSCLFEWDGLEDGESVLIQAAAGGVGTAAVQLASRAGATVFGTASTWDKLDLAADLGCDRPINYTETDFREVVETETDGDGVELVLESVGGDVFERSLDALTHFSRLVIYGVASGTLAAVENKRLLFENKRVIGFHLSQAAAHDPGRITTAVIDFTDVLSNGDLEVIVGEEFPLEEAAAAHRFIEDRKSTGKVALTP; via the coding sequence ATGAAGGCCATCGAAGTGCCGGACCACGGCGATAGCGACGTGTTCGAGCTGACCGACAGACCGGTCCCCGAACCGGGGCCCGGCGAGGTCCGAATCGACGTCGAAGCGGCGGGCATCAACTTCGCAGATATCATGCAGCGTCGCGGCACGTACCCGGGCGGCCCGGAACCGCCATATGTGCCCGGTGCGGAGGCCGCAGGGACCGTCGACGCAGTCGGCGAGGGGCTCGACGTGACCGAGGGCGACCGGGTAGTCGCGATGCCCGGTGGCGGCAGTTACGCCGAGTTCGTCGTCTCGGACACCCAGCTGCTGTTTCCGATACCCGACGGAACGAGTTTCGCGGAAGCCGCCGGCTTCCCCGTCCAATTCCTCACCGCACACTCTTGTCTCTTCGAGTGGGACGGCCTCGAGGACGGCGAATCGGTACTGATCCAGGCGGCTGCAGGCGGGGTCGGGACGGCCGCCGTTCAGCTCGCGTCCCGCGCCGGCGCGACGGTGTTCGGCACCGCGAGTACCTGGGACAAGCTCGATCTCGCGGCCGATCTTGGCTGTGACCGTCCGATCAACTACACCGAGACGGACTTTCGCGAGGTCGTCGAGACGGAAACGGACGGTGACGGCGTCGAATTAGTCCTCGAGAGCGTCGGCGGCGACGTTTTCGAACGGAGCCTCGACGCGCTCACTCACTTCAGTCGACTCGTCATCTACGGCGTCGCGAGCGGTACGCTAGCGGCCGTCGAAAACAAACGGCTCCTCTTCGAAAACAAGCGCGTCATCGGGTTTCACCTCAGTCAGGCCGCTGCCCACGATCCGGGTCGAATAACGACCGCAGTCATCGATTTCACGGATGTGCTTTCGAACGGCGACCTCGAGGTGATCGTCGGTGAGGAGTTCCCGCTCGAGGAGGCCGCGGCAGCCCATCGATTCATCGAGGATCGGAAGAGCACAGGAAAAGTCGCACTGACGCCGTAA
- a CDS encoding ABC transporter permease, translated as MAETNSTFDATDDRDSTSDGPTATRSELYREWLDVAILAPLRVVWNDWRTKVGSIIILFYILMGTVGLYLVSPPNQGQGPRLIGPFESMAYPLGTDNTGTSLLSEIVYSTPPVLKMILAGAVFSTIMATIIGTISGYKGGVVDSVLTTLTDIAMTIPGLPLIILLVAVFEPESPYLIGVFLVINSWAGLARSIRSQVLSIRDHSYVEVSRIMGASTPKIIADDVLPNIMPYVLINFVNSARGVIFGAVALFYLGLLGGFSSNWGITLNEAYTNAAIYSLDSVYWLLIPMVTIVGLSFGLVLFAQGTEKLFNPRIRARHAETVDDTAPYEK; from the coding sequence ATGGCTGAAACCAATTCAACGTTCGACGCAACCGACGATCGCGACAGCACGAGTGACGGACCGACGGCGACCCGTTCGGAACTATACAGGGAGTGGCTCGATGTAGCCATCCTCGCCCCGCTACGGGTCGTCTGGAACGACTGGCGGACGAAGGTCGGCTCGATCATTATCCTGTTCTACATACTGATGGGAACGGTCGGTCTCTATCTCGTTTCCCCACCGAACCAGGGGCAGGGACCGCGACTGATAGGCCCCTTCGAAAGTATGGCGTATCCGCTCGGAACGGACAACACCGGGACGAGTCTCCTCTCAGAGATCGTCTACTCGACACCGCCGGTGCTGAAGATGATTCTGGCCGGTGCGGTGTTCTCGACGATTATGGCGACGATCATCGGGACTATCTCGGGCTACAAGGGTGGGGTCGTCGATAGTGTCCTCACCACTCTCACGGACATCGCCATGACCATTCCCGGCCTGCCCCTGATCATCCTCCTGGTTGCCGTCTTCGAACCGGAGAGCCCGTATCTGATCGGCGTCTTCCTCGTGATTAACTCGTGGGCCGGTCTCGCGCGGTCAATCAGGTCGCAGGTGCTCTCGATCAGGGACCACTCCTACGTCGAGGTCTCCCGGATCATGGGCGCATCCACGCCGAAAATCATCGCTGACGATGTCCTGCCGAACATCATGCCCTACGTGCTGATCAACTTCGTCAACTCCGCACGCGGGGTCATCTTCGGTGCGGTCGCGCTGTTCTACCTCGGGCTCCTCGGCGGCTTCTCGTCCAACTGGGGGATCACGCTTAACGAGGCCTATACCAACGCAGCGATCTACTCGTTAGACTCCGTTTACTGGCTGCTCATTCCGATGGTAACGATCGTCGGCCTCTCGTTCGGGTTGGTACTGTTCGCACAGGGAACGGAAAAACTGTTCAATCCGCGTATTCGGGCGCGCCACGCGGAAACGGTCGATGACACTGCGCCCTACGAGAAATAA
- a CDS encoding alpha-L-arabinofuranosidase C-terminal domain-containing protein, which translates to MADLYTHTSGDSESQATVRLDPSRRGEAVSPGLYSKFGEHLYTPRNVTNVLEAQALFNPTFGSWKFGHQQYGPDGGNSAVSDPDEIDDRIETYAETHGIPDTERLQAAYRDGTALWWFPYGNEDAVRTSPDIGTADDRAQRFETGSADSYDGLAQWCYLPVHRTNAFEGQVTMRAAEERPVRLAVHDVDPTDGTIGEVLAETVVTARDEDRTVSFSLELPQNELEASERLFGFSVTTRGATANVVVDRVCCYPDDHVATADPEIVDLLAELNLSVLRWPGGNFVSGYHWRDGVGPIEERPTEPNPAWDALETNLFGTDEFVALCEAVGCEPMICVNAGSGTPEEAARWVEYCNGSINTEMGALRAEHGHPEPYDVTYWEVGNELYGPWQIGWTTPAGNADRYRRFKAVMEAVDDSIAVMACGNRHTDWNEPLLAELESTDWLTDHVLLECHADSGTDPVELFNAHSGFASQLCAEYEGIADDCRDAGLEDVRQAITELQLFTRFDEEDTAAEADGNREDEADESDGMDELHEAHEGNRMDQETLPTNKSITEAVFDATIIHECIRSGTVDMVTHSGVGNHGGGLRKSQGRVWVDPCYYGQQLGTGLIGGTPVGVNVTCHTFSTETTWGSDTTQWFGELEPVTDEPAVDVMAVTDADEHDIAIMLVHRDAGAGAIDVTVSGDPLKSLNEVTVDRLSAETMYDTNTLEDPQRIAPTTDSATVDNGTVMVSLPPYSVLRLTGDRDPTDGASAAPTN; encoded by the coding sequence ATGGCGGATCTCTATACGCATACGAGCGGCGACTCCGAATCGCAGGCAACCGTCCGCCTCGACCCATCGAGGCGGGGAGAGGCGGTCAGCCCCGGACTGTACTCGAAATTCGGCGAACACCTCTACACGCCCCGGAACGTGACGAACGTCCTCGAGGCACAGGCGCTATTCAACCCCACGTTCGGCTCCTGGAAGTTTGGGCACCAGCAGTACGGTCCGGACGGCGGCAACAGTGCCGTCAGCGATCCTGACGAGATCGACGACCGGATCGAGACGTACGCCGAGACGCACGGAATACCGGACACCGAACGACTCCAGGCGGCCTATCGCGACGGAACGGCACTGTGGTGGTTCCCATACGGGAACGAAGATGCGGTACGAACGAGTCCCGATATTGGGACGGCCGACGACCGCGCACAACGGTTCGAGACCGGTTCGGCGGACAGCTACGACGGCCTCGCGCAGTGGTGTTACCTACCAGTCCATCGAACGAACGCGTTCGAGGGACAGGTAACGATGCGCGCCGCCGAAGAGAGACCGGTTCGACTCGCGGTCCACGACGTCGACCCTACCGACGGAACGATCGGGGAGGTACTCGCGGAGACCGTCGTCACTGCCCGAGATGAAGATCGAACCGTCTCGTTCTCGCTGGAACTGCCACAGAACGAACTCGAGGCGTCGGAGCGACTCTTCGGGTTCAGCGTGACCACGCGGGGCGCTACCGCGAACGTCGTCGTCGATCGGGTGTGTTGTTATCCCGACGATCACGTCGCCACGGCCGACCCCGAAATCGTCGACCTGCTCGCGGAGTTGAACCTCTCCGTGCTTCGGTGGCCTGGTGGAAACTTCGTCTCGGGGTATCACTGGCGGGACGGCGTCGGTCCGATCGAGGAGCGACCGACCGAGCCGAACCCGGCGTGGGACGCCCTCGAGACGAACCTCTTCGGGACCGACGAGTTCGTCGCACTCTGTGAGGCGGTCGGTTGCGAGCCGATGATCTGCGTGAACGCCGGGAGTGGGACACCCGAGGAAGCGGCGCGGTGGGTGGAGTACTGCAACGGATCGATCAACACCGAGATGGGTGCCCTGCGAGCCGAACACGGCCATCCCGAACCGTACGACGTCACCTACTGGGAGGTCGGAAACGAACTCTACGGTCCGTGGCAGATCGGCTGGACGACACCGGCGGGCAACGCCGACCGCTACCGACGGTTCAAGGCAGTGATGGAGGCCGTCGACGATTCGATCGCGGTGATGGCCTGCGGGAACCGCCATACTGACTGGAACGAACCACTCCTCGCGGAACTCGAGTCGACCGACTGGCTCACCGATCACGTCCTCCTCGAGTGTCACGCCGATTCGGGGACCGACCCGGTCGAACTGTTCAACGCCCACTCGGGCTTTGCGAGCCAGTTGTGCGCGGAGTACGAGGGGATCGCGGACGACTGCCGGGACGCCGGGCTCGAGGATGTCAGACAGGCGATCACGGAACTGCAGCTGTTCACTCGGTTCGACGAGGAGGATACCGCAGCGGAAGCCGACGGCAACCGTGAGGACGAAGCGGACGAGTCAGACGGAATGGACGAGCTACACGAGGCCCATGAGGGAAACCGCATGGACCAGGAGACCCTCCCCACGAACAAGAGCATCACCGAGGCCGTCTTCGACGCCACGATCATCCACGAGTGCATCCGGAGTGGAACCGTCGACATGGTGACTCACTCCGGCGTCGGAAACCACGGTGGTGGACTCCGGAAGTCACAGGGACGGGTATGGGTGGATCCCTGCTACTATGGCCAACAGCTCGGGACAGGACTGATCGGTGGCACCCCGGTCGGCGTCAACGTGACGTGTCACACCTTCTCGACGGAGACCACGTGGGGGTCGGATACGACCCAGTGGTTCGGCGAACTCGAGCCCGTGACCGACGAGCCGGCGGTCGACGTGATGGCGGTGACCGACGCCGACGAGCACGATATCGCGATCATGCTCGTCCACCGTGACGCCGGGGCGGGGGCCATCGACGTCACGGTCTCGGGCGACCCGCTGAAATCGCTCAACGAGGTGACCGTCGATCGGCTCTCGGCGGAGACGATGTACGACACGAACACGCTCGAGGACCCCCAGCGGATCGCGCCGACGACCGACAGCGCGACGGTCGACAACGGGACCGTCATGGTGTCGCTCCCGCCGTATTCGGTACTTCGGCTGACCGGGGACCGAGATCCGACTGACGGCGCGTCGGCTGCGCCGACGAACTAG
- a CDS encoding ABC transporter substrate-binding protein has translation MGGAMAMAGCLGGVEGDNNTFVEPITVDPTNYQFNHLNLQNPFSHDMQSDQLQRYFIDKEEFESYAVSIEEFEGETAVLKVRDGLTWHNGDPGDPVNADDLYTKLVTDAIIGDTLSTLWTDIQRAGDKSVELTLDGTVNKQLFQDGLNYYWLETPHRLYKDYVERWEDATSDDEVADIRSDLRNDSFDEPKGNGPFQFEERDNRHLKMSLYEHHPDADNINWENWELHKVSTDTASVLLGNEVDAIRNYSAPESVFEEAPDELLHAQLPALWGHSLPFNHEDDDFGNIRVRQAISEFIDRQACAGNYGRLGQPVEAPSGLVGNIDGQNEPSSRWENKVSDEMVEQLHRYDDSDRGRRLLREEGYQKDDDKWYRPNGDRFGMTIKVPAGYNDWHPVYETVIDNLDNEGIDAEMQRIEESTYWADHYTAANYTVASTGWTLQRSSPYYVFDMYYNIDTEFMNLAPEDLEAPPMGNPDGDLEPVDPRGLMDELLVAQDEERATEITDQLAWVTNQTIPMLQLNEINDPVWFYTDDWEVPEPDSSKYQSKWPLWWFPRTGDLQAKN, from the coding sequence ATGGGGGGCGCAATGGCGATGGCCGGTTGTCTTGGGGGTGTCGAAGGGGACAATAACACGTTCGTCGAGCCGATAACGGTGGATCCGACGAACTATCAGTTCAATCATCTCAATCTGCAGAATCCGTTCTCGCACGACATGCAGAGCGACCAGCTGCAACGGTACTTCATCGATAAGGAAGAGTTCGAATCGTACGCGGTGAGCATTGAGGAGTTCGAGGGCGAGACTGCGGTGCTGAAGGTTCGGGACGGTCTCACGTGGCACAACGGCGACCCGGGCGATCCGGTCAACGCCGACGACCTCTACACGAAACTCGTCACCGACGCGATCATTGGTGACACGCTATCGACCCTCTGGACGGACATCCAGCGAGCCGGTGACAAGTCCGTCGAACTCACCCTCGACGGCACGGTCAATAAGCAACTGTTCCAAGACGGACTGAATTACTACTGGCTCGAGACACCTCACCGGCTGTACAAGGACTACGTCGAGCGGTGGGAGGATGCGACGAGCGACGACGAGGTCGCCGACATTCGGAGCGACCTCCGTAACGACTCGTTCGATGAACCGAAGGGGAACGGTCCCTTCCAGTTCGAGGAACGGGACAACCGCCACCTCAAGATGAGCCTGTACGAACACCACCCCGACGCGGACAACATCAACTGGGAGAACTGGGAGCTCCACAAGGTTTCGACCGACACCGCGAGCGTGCTGCTCGGCAACGAAGTCGACGCGATCCGGAACTACTCCGCACCGGAATCGGTCTTCGAGGAAGCTCCCGACGAGCTCCTGCACGCACAGCTCCCCGCGCTGTGGGGACACTCGCTGCCCTTCAACCACGAGGACGACGACTTCGGAAATATCCGGGTTCGACAGGCTATCAGCGAGTTCATCGACAGACAGGCCTGTGCGGGCAACTACGGACGGCTCGGACAGCCGGTCGAAGCACCGAGCGGACTCGTCGGAAACATCGACGGTCAAAACGAACCGTCCAGCCGGTGGGAGAACAAGGTCTCCGACGAGATGGTCGAGCAACTCCACCGCTACGACGATTCGGATCGCGGTCGACGACTCCTCCGCGAGGAAGGGTACCAGAAGGACGACGACAAGTGGTACCGACCCAACGGCGACCGTTTCGGGATGACGATCAAGGTCCCCGCGGGATACAACGACTGGCATCCGGTCTACGAGACGGTCATTGATAACCTCGACAACGAGGGTATCGACGCTGAAATGCAGAGAATCGAGGAGTCAACGTACTGGGCCGACCACTATACTGCGGCGAACTATACGGTTGCGTCGACGGGGTGGACGCTTCAGCGATCCAGTCCGTACTACGTCTTCGACATGTACTACAACATCGACACGGAGTTCATGAACCTCGCCCCCGAGGACCTCGAGGCACCACCGATGGGTAATCCCGACGGCGATCTCGAGCCGGTCGATCCCCGCGGGCTGATGGACGAGTTGCTCGTGGCACAGGACGAGGAGAGAGCGACCGAGATCACCGATCAGCTCGCATGGGTCACTAACCAGACGATCCCCATGCTCCAGCTCAACGAGATCAATGACCCGGTCTGGTTCTACACGGACGACTGGGAGGTTCCGGAGCCGGACTCCTCGAAGTACCAGTCGAAGTGGCCCCTCTGGTGGTTCCCGCGGACCGGTGACTTGCAGGCCAAGAACTGA